In a genomic window of Salegentibacter salegens:
- the typA gene encoding translational GTPase TypA gives MTAIKNIAIIAHVDHGKTTLVDKIMYHCRLFRDNQNTGDLILDNNDQERERGITITSKNVSVVYKDTKINIIDTPGHADFGGEVERVLNMADGVLLLVDAFEGPMPQTRFVLQKAIDLGLKPCVVVNKVDKPNCTPDEVHEKVFDLMFELGAEEWQLDFPTVYGSALNNWMSDDPNEKTENIEPLLDMVLEHIPSPKVKEGSPQMLITSLDFSSFTGRIAIGRVQRGHLKEGMPVSLVKRDGSIKKTKIKELFIFEGLGRKKVDEVEPGDICALVGLEGFEIGDTVADIENPEGLKTIAIDEPTMSMLFTINDSPFFGKDGKFVTSRHIKERLTKELEKNLALRIKETDSADKFLVYGRGVMHLSVLIETMRREGYELQIGQPQVIIKDIDGEKCEPVEELTIDLPEAVSGKAVEMVTMRKGEMLSMETRGERMIIQFMVPSRGIIGLRNQLLTATAGEAIMAHRFKEYQPLKGGIPQRQNGSLISMERGKAIPYSIDKLQDRGKFFVDPGEEIYEGQVIGENSRQDDMAVNITKTKKLSNVRSSGADDKAKIVPALKFSLEEALEYIQKDEYVEVTPHHLRLRKIYLTENERKRNKIV, from the coding sequence ATGACAGCTATTAAAAACATCGCGATTATCGCGCACGTAGACCACGGTAAAACTACCCTGGTAGACAAGATTATGTATCACTGCCGTTTGTTCAGGGACAATCAAAACACAGGAGATCTTATCCTGGATAATAACGACCAGGAACGTGAACGTGGTATTACAATTACTTCAAAAAACGTATCGGTAGTCTATAAAGACACCAAAATCAATATTATTGATACTCCTGGCCACGCCGACTTTGGTGGAGAGGTAGAACGAGTATTGAACATGGCCGATGGGGTACTATTGTTGGTAGATGCCTTTGAAGGGCCAATGCCGCAAACCCGTTTTGTTTTGCAAAAAGCTATAGACCTTGGTTTAAAACCTTGTGTTGTAGTAAATAAGGTAGATAAACCAAACTGTACTCCAGATGAAGTACACGAAAAGGTTTTTGACCTGATGTTTGAATTGGGTGCCGAAGAATGGCAGCTTGATTTCCCAACGGTTTATGGTTCTGCCCTAAACAACTGGATGAGCGACGATCCTAACGAGAAAACAGAAAATATAGAACCGCTTCTGGATATGGTTTTGGAACATATTCCATCTCCTAAAGTAAAGGAAGGTTCTCCACAGATGCTAATTACTTCTTTAGACTTCTCTTCTTTTACCGGAAGAATCGCTATTGGAAGAGTACAACGTGGACACCTAAAAGAAGGTATGCCGGTTTCTTTAGTGAAGCGTGATGGCAGCATCAAAAAAACAAAAATTAAAGAACTCTTTATTTTTGAAGGTTTAGGCCGTAAAAAAGTAGATGAAGTTGAACCGGGTGATATTTGTGCGCTGGTTGGTCTTGAAGGTTTTGAAATTGGTGATACCGTTGCCGATATTGAAAACCCTGAAGGCTTAAAAACTATCGCGATAGATGAGCCTACAATGAGTATGCTTTTCACAATTAATGATTCTCCGTTCTTCGGGAAGGATGGGAAATTTGTGACTTCAAGGCATATTAAAGAAAGGCTTACCAAGGAACTAGAGAAAAACCTTGCCCTTAGGATAAAGGAAACCGATAGTGCCGATAAATTTTTGGTTTATGGTCGTGGGGTAATGCACCTTTCTGTTCTTATCGAAACGATGAGAAGAGAAGGTTATGAGCTTCAAATTGGTCAGCCACAGGTTATTATCAAAGATATTGATGGTGAGAAATGTGAGCCGGTAGAAGAACTAACTATAGATTTACCTGAAGCAGTTTCTGGTAAAGCTGTAGAAATGGTGACGATGCGAAAGGGAGAAATGCTAAGCATGGAAACCCGTGGTGAGCGAATGATTATTCAGTTTATGGTTCCTTCAAGAGGAATTATAGGTTTGCGTAACCAGTTGCTTACCGCTACTGCAGGTGAGGCTATTATGGCGCACCGTTTTAAGGAATACCAGCCGCTAAAAGGTGGAATTCCACAAAGACAAAACGGTTCGTTGATTTCTATGGAACGAGGAAAAGCAATTCCTTATTCTATAGATAAACTTCAGGATAGAGGGAAGTTTTTCGTAGATCCGGGAGAAGAAATTTATGAAGGTCAGGTAATTGGTGAAAATTCACGTCAGGATGATATGGCGGTAAATATTACCAAAACCAAAAAACTTTCTAACGTTCGTTCTTCGGGTGCAGATGATAAAGCGAAAATTGTACCTGCGCTTAAGTTTTCTTTAGAAGAAGCTTTAGAATATATTCAGAAAGATGAGTATGTTGAGGTGACGCCACATCACTTAAGAT
- a CDS encoding DinB family protein yields MELQNLLISELQHEVVITEEFLKRIPKDKMDWRPHKKSMSIRQLANHLAEIPSWITATMEMDDMDMAGYKAPDFATLEEILEVLQNNTSEAEAALKKPDKEYKKNWKMILDGKVLMDMPKYSVLRMMVLNQLPHHRAQLGVYFRLLDIPVPATYGPSADES; encoded by the coding sequence ATGGAACTGCAAAATCTTCTAATATCAGAACTTCAACACGAAGTAGTAATCACTGAAGAATTTCTAAAACGTATTCCTAAGGATAAAATGGATTGGCGGCCACATAAAAAATCTATGAGCATACGGCAGTTGGCAAATCATCTTGCGGAAATCCCGAGCTGGATTACCGCTACTATGGAAATGGATGATATGGATATGGCCGGTTATAAAGCGCCCGATTTTGCTACACTTGAAGAAATCCTGGAAGTATTGCAAAATAATACTTCAGAAGCCGAAGCAGCTTTGAAAAAACCCGATAAGGAATATAAGAAAAACTGGAAGATGATTCTGGATGGAAAGGTTTTAATGGATATGCCTAAATATAGTGTGCTTAGAATGATGGTGCTTAATCAATTGCCGCATCACAGGGCGCAGTTAGGTGTTTATTTTAGATTGCTGGATATTCCGGTGCCTGCTACTTATGGTCCCTCAGCCGATGAAAGTTAA
- the kdsA gene encoding 3-deoxy-8-phosphooctulonate synthase — protein MKLERIPQLKNINSNNFFLLAGPCAIEGEEMALRIAEKVAEITNKLEIPYVFKGSFKKANRSRIDSFTGIGDEKALKILRKVSETFEIPTITDIHEVSDAKMAAEYVDILQIPAFLVRQTDLVVAAAETGKVVNLKKGQFMSPESMKHAVTKVTDCNNEQVMVTDRGTMFGYQDMIVDFRGIPTMREFAPTVLDVTHSLQQPNQSSGVTGGRPDMIETIARAGVVNKVDGLFIETHFDPANAKSDGANMLDIKHLYKLLSNLVAIRKTVNKL, from the coding sequence ATGAAACTTGAAAGAATTCCCCAGTTAAAAAATATAAACTCCAACAACTTCTTCTTGCTTGCTGGCCCTTGCGCTATTGAAGGCGAAGAAATGGCGCTTCGTATAGCCGAAAAAGTGGCTGAGATCACTAACAAACTGGAGATTCCCTATGTTTTTAAAGGATCTTTTAAAAAGGCAAACCGTAGCCGAATTGATAGTTTTACAGGAATTGGAGATGAAAAAGCTTTAAAAATTCTGCGTAAAGTTTCCGAAACTTTCGAAATCCCAACCATAACCGATATTCACGAAGTAAGCGATGCAAAAATGGCTGCTGAATATGTAGATATCCTACAAATCCCCGCCTTTTTAGTTCGGCAAACAGATTTGGTAGTTGCGGCCGCAGAAACCGGCAAAGTGGTGAACCTAAAAAAAGGGCAATTTATGAGTCCTGAAAGTATGAAACACGCGGTAACCAAAGTAACCGACTGCAATAATGAGCAGGTTATGGTAACCGATCGTGGGACAATGTTTGGCTACCAGGATATGATTGTAGATTTTAGAGGGATTCCAACTATGCGGGAATTTGCACCCACGGTATTAGATGTAACTCACTCCCTGCAGCAACCCAACCAAAGTAGCGGCGTTACCGGCGGAAGGCCAGATATGATAGAAACCATAGCCCGCGCAGGTGTAGTAAATAAAGTAGATGGTTTATTTATAGAAACCCATTTTGATCCCGCAAATGCAAAAAGCGATGGCGCTAATATGCTGGATATTAAACACCTTTATAAATTATTAAGTAATTTAGTGGCGATAAGAAAAACGGTAAATAAATTATAA
- a CDS encoding BCCT family transporter, translating into MAKKVTRSDEKKSIFGLEVNGPVFFISSFIIIVSISLTLIFEKQAETVFADIQNAVANNADWFFIMCVNIFLVFLVYLALGQFGNMRIGGPNAKPEFKTLSWFAMLFSAGMGIGLLFFSVGEPVMHFTAPPTAEAGTAAAAQEAMNFTFLHWGFHAWGVYALVGLALAYFTYTRGLPLTIRSIFYPFLGDKIYGKIGDAIDIFAVLATLFGLATSLGFGVQQIASGLDHVFNVPSGITTQVLLIAGITLIATISVVLGVDKGVKFLSEWNMRVALVLLGLAIVLGPTVFIFRSFVENTGSYLFNFIEISTWSETFTNSSWQNDWTVFYWGWWIGWSPFVGMFIARISKGRTIREFVLGVLLVPSLVTFFWLSAFGSVSIQEALGGDMSIVDAVNDDIATALFVFFEDYPLSMVINVVAVILIAGFFVTSSDSGSLVIDSLTSGGKIDAPKGQRIFWAVTEGAVAAVLLIGGGLQALQTATIVTGLPFAVILLIMCYSLYKGLKEDLVEMKDKKEQKEMENYEDIVNDIVKKRNLEKNNNQK; encoded by the coding sequence ATGGCAAAGAAAGTTACCAGAAGCGATGAGAAAAAATCAATTTTTGGATTAGAGGTAAACGGTCCCGTTTTCTTTATTTCGTCTTTTATCATTATTGTTAGTATTTCGCTCACCCTTATTTTTGAAAAACAGGCAGAAACTGTTTTTGCAGATATTCAAAACGCAGTTGCAAATAACGCCGACTGGTTTTTTATTATGTGCGTGAATATTTTCCTTGTTTTCCTGGTCTATCTTGCGCTGGGGCAGTTTGGAAATATGCGCATAGGTGGCCCAAATGCCAAACCCGAATTTAAAACACTCTCCTGGTTTGCGATGCTGTTTAGTGCCGGTATGGGAATTGGATTGTTATTCTTTAGTGTGGGCGAACCTGTAATGCACTTTACAGCGCCTCCAACTGCCGAAGCCGGAACTGCAGCTGCAGCCCAGGAAGCTATGAATTTCACCTTTCTGCATTGGGGTTTTCACGCCTGGGGTGTTTACGCCTTAGTTGGCCTCGCCCTTGCTTATTTTACTTACACCCGTGGTTTACCGTTAACGATTCGGTCTATTTTCTATCCTTTCCTGGGCGATAAAATCTACGGAAAAATTGGTGATGCGATAGATATTTTTGCCGTTTTAGCTACTTTATTCGGGCTGGCAACATCACTTGGCTTTGGAGTTCAGCAAATTGCTTCAGGTTTGGATCACGTTTTCAATGTTCCCAGCGGGATTACAACACAAGTTTTATTAATTGCCGGGATTACGCTTATTGCTACAATTTCAGTAGTTCTTGGGGTAGACAAAGGAGTTAAATTTCTTAGTGAATGGAATATGAGGGTTGCCCTTGTTCTACTCGGCCTCGCTATAGTTCTTGGTCCCACCGTTTTTATTTTTAGATCTTTTGTTGAAAATACCGGTAGTTATTTATTCAATTTTATTGAAATTTCTACCTGGAGTGAAACCTTTACCAATAGCTCCTGGCAAAACGACTGGACTGTATTTTACTGGGGCTGGTGGATTGGTTGGTCGCCATTTGTAGGAATGTTTATTGCCCGTATTTCTAAAGGAAGAACCATTAGAGAATTTGTTTTAGGAGTTTTATTAGTACCTTCTTTAGTAACTTTCTTCTGGCTTTCGGCATTTGGTAGTGTTTCAATTCAGGAAGCGCTTGGTGGCGATATGAGTATTGTAGACGCAGTAAACGATGATATTGCCACTGCCCTATTTGTTTTCTTTGAAGATTATCCCCTTTCTATGGTGATAAACGTTGTGGCAGTAATTCTTATCGCTGGTTTCTTTGTTACCTCATCAGATTCAGGTTCACTGGTAATTGATAGTTTAACTTCAGGCGGAAAAATAGACGCACCAAAAGGCCAACGTATTTTTTGGGCGGTTACCGAAGGAGCTGTGGCAGCGGTATTACTAATTGGTGGCGGATTACAGGCCCTGCAAACTGCAACCATTGTAACCGGTTTGCCCTTTGCCGTCATTCTGCTTATTATGTGCTATTCGCTCTACAAAGGCTTAAAAGAAGATCTGGTAGAAATGAAGGATAAAAAAGAACAAAAAGAGATGGAAAATTATGAGGATATCGTAAATGATATCGTTAAGAAAAGAAACCTCGAAAAAAATAACAACCAAAAATAA
- a CDS encoding universal stress protein: MEKITNILVALDLSDIDNSIIKYASFLSDKLKIEKVYFVHNIKKYEISSLFDEQMKDVNLDEIIGDELNEKVETHFSSNAEWEVLISEDPYTESLINYIANKYYIDLVMVGNKNRKKGTGIVSNKLLRILKCDILSVPRDFHPEIKTIWAGTDFSRESRKIFPIAQMLQDATSAPVTAAHVYSVPVQFSPYVNKEAMAPKIEKHVREKGDKFLNKLDYQGEVTPLIIPGREASVASNLLECAKKNKVDILIVADKGANNISSLLVGSVTEELFGKNPEVPLWISK, from the coding sequence ATGGAAAAAATCACTAATATTCTGGTTGCTTTAGACCTTTCAGACATTGATAATTCAATTATAAAATATGCCTCTTTCCTATCAGATAAGCTAAAGATTGAAAAGGTATATTTTGTACATAATATTAAGAAATATGAGATTTCTTCCCTTTTTGATGAACAAATGAAGGATGTAAATCTTGATGAAATTATTGGAGACGAACTCAATGAGAAAGTAGAAACCCATTTTAGTAGTAATGCCGAATGGGAAGTTCTTATTTCTGAAGATCCCTATACCGAATCTTTGATAAATTATATTGCCAATAAATATTATATAGACCTGGTGATGGTTGGGAACAAGAATAGAAAAAAAGGAACCGGGATTGTAAGCAACAAATTGCTGCGTATTTTAAAATGTGATATTCTCTCTGTTCCACGTGATTTTCATCCAGAAATAAAAACAATTTGGGCAGGAACCGATTTTTCCCGCGAATCTCGAAAAATCTTTCCAATAGCACAAATGCTTCAGGATGCTACTTCGGCTCCCGTAACTGCGGCGCACGTTTATTCGGTTCCCGTTCAATTTTCGCCTTATGTTAACAAAGAAGCCATGGCTCCAAAAATTGAAAAACACGTCAGGGAAAAAGGAGATAAATTCCTTAATAAATTAGATTACCAGGGCGAAGTGACTCCGTTAATTATTCCCGGCAGGGAAGCCAGTGTAGCCAGCAATTTATTGGAATGTGCAAAGAAAAATAAGGTTGATATTTTAATTGTGGCCGATAAAGGTGCTAATAATATTTCAAGCCTATTAGTTGGAAGTGTAACCGAGGAGTTATTCGGAAAAAACCCCGAAGTACCTTTATGGATTTCTAAATAG
- a CDS encoding endonuclease/exonuclease/phosphatase family protein, translating into MTNRIFFILFLFIFTGTTLSSQEVELMSYNIKFANETDGENSWSKRQDHITKQIRFYEPQIFGVQEALVSQLKHFESKMKNYKYVGVGRDDGKKAGEFSAIFYNSAAFEVLENDTFWLSETPNEISVGWDAAMERVCTYAKFKEKKSGKVFWVFNTHFDHVGEKARENSAKLIWEKISALNKENLPVILMGDLNLEPDTSGIQFLMHKMNDSKAVAKLDFGPEGTFNAYNFNEPVNRRIDYIFTSDNIEVKKYAVLSDSKDLKYPSDHLPVFVRVDFK; encoded by the coding sequence ATGACAAACCGAATTTTCTTCATTCTCTTTCTTTTCATATTTACCGGTACTACACTTTCCAGCCAGGAAGTGGAACTGATGAGTTACAACATCAAATTCGCTAACGAGACCGATGGTGAAAATTCCTGGTCTAAGCGGCAAGATCATATTACCAAGCAAATTAGATTTTATGAACCCCAAATTTTTGGTGTTCAGGAAGCTTTGGTAAGCCAGTTAAAACATTTTGAGTCTAAAATGAAGAATTATAAATACGTTGGAGTAGGGCGCGATGATGGAAAAAAAGCGGGGGAATTCAGTGCGATTTTTTATAATTCTGCAGCGTTTGAAGTGCTGGAAAATGATACTTTTTGGCTTTCAGAAACGCCTAATGAAATTTCAGTAGGCTGGGATGCTGCGATGGAAAGGGTTTGTACCTATGCTAAATTCAAAGAAAAAAAATCGGGAAAAGTATTCTGGGTTTTCAATACGCATTTTGATCATGTAGGAGAAAAAGCAAGAGAAAACAGCGCAAAACTTATCTGGGAAAAAATTTCAGCATTAAATAAGGAAAATTTGCCGGTGATTTTAATGGGCGATCTTAATCTCGAACCCGATACAAGCGGAATTCAGTTTTTAATGCATAAAATGAATGATTCTAAAGCGGTGGCGAAACTCGATTTTGGTCCTGAAGGCACTTTTAATGCTTATAATTTTAACGAACCGGTAAATAGAAGAATTGATTATATTTTTACTTCAGATAATATTGAAGTTAAAAAATATGCCGTTTTAAGCGATTCAAAAGATCTCAAGTATCCTTCAGATCACCTGCCGGTTTTTGTGAGAGTGGATTTTAAATAG
- a CDS encoding winged helix-turn-helix domain-containing protein: MKNIISNINKAFDHRVRLGIMSVLMVNEYADFTSLKQLLGVTDGNIASHIKALEKEGYVRVEKSFIDRKPNTRYSTTKAGRKDFQKHINAIENLLNQKNQKP, encoded by the coding sequence ATGAAAAATATAATAAGCAATATAAATAAAGCTTTTGATCACCGGGTGCGCCTGGGAATAATGAGTGTTTTAATGGTAAATGAATATGCCGATTTCACCAGCCTAAAACAACTCCTGGGAGTTACCGATGGCAATATCGCAAGCCATATCAAAGCTCTGGAAAAGGAAGGTTATGTAAGAGTTGAAAAATCTTTTATAGATCGAAAACCTAATACGCGCTACAGCACCACCAAAGCTGGGCGGAAAGATTTTCAGAAACATATAAACGCGATTGAAAATTTATTGAATCAAAAGAATCAAAAACCATAA
- a CDS encoding oxygenase MpaB family protein has protein sequence MEYFVDKKSIVREIWGKGDTILFIFAGASAEFALNKAVDWLYFTGRLPKDPLGRLFSTVSYAREIVFAEKHAALKAIDNINSIHASVEAKRGKSIPDWAYRDVLFMLIDYSIRSFEILERKLKLSEKEEVFDVFFRVGKRMSLKGLPKNFEEFKRMRQTHLERDLEYGTYTKDLYHQYRKHLGLVRYQLLLETQSLITPVSVRQYLNLRKFSFLNPVIPAYKISRSINIDGLIKSLILPSEYKSEITSLDTQNA, from the coding sequence ATGGAGTACTTCGTAGACAAAAAATCAATTGTTCGTGAAATTTGGGGAAAGGGCGATACCATTCTTTTTATTTTTGCCGGTGCTTCGGCAGAGTTTGCGCTCAATAAGGCCGTAGATTGGCTTTATTTTACCGGGCGTTTACCCAAAGATCCGTTAGGCAGGCTTTTTTCAACGGTTTCTTATGCGCGGGAAATTGTTTTTGCTGAAAAACACGCTGCACTAAAGGCAATAGATAATATCAACTCTATTCACGCTTCTGTGGAAGCTAAACGTGGAAAAAGTATTCCAGACTGGGCTTACCGCGATGTGCTTTTTATGCTCATAGATTATTCCATTAGGTCTTTTGAAATCCTGGAACGCAAACTGAAGCTTTCTGAAAAAGAAGAAGTTTTTGATGTTTTCTTTCGGGTTGGAAAACGAATGAGTTTAAAAGGCCTACCTAAAAATTTTGAAGAATTTAAAAGGATGCGGCAAACTCATCTAGAGCGAGACCTGGAGTATGGCACATATACCAAAGATCTTTACCATCAATACCGAAAACATTTGGGGCTGGTGCGTTACCAACTATTACTGGAAACACAAAGCCTTATCACTCCCGTGAGTGTTCGCCAATATTTGAACCTCAGAAAATTTTCATTTCTAAACCCGGTGATCCCAGCCTATAAAATAAGCAGAAGTATAAATATTGACGGACTTATTAAATCGCTGATTTTACCTTCGGAATATAAATCAGAAATCACATCGCTGGATACTCAAAATGCATGA
- a CDS encoding ribosomal maturation YjgA family protein, translating into MKALKRNSRKNYLSGFLFLLIIEILIALYVKDDFIRPYLGDFLVVILLYCFVMGISRISILKGLFTVLIFSFTFEFLQLINIVKVLQYQPPEFVMIILGSNFSAWDLVAYLLGLLCCFLLEYFRNQI; encoded by the coding sequence ATGAAAGCATTAAAAAGAAATTCCCGGAAAAATTACCTCAGCGGTTTTTTATTCCTATTAATTATTGAAATACTTATCGCTCTATATGTAAAAGATGATTTTATAAGGCCTTATCTCGGAGATTTCCTGGTTGTAATACTTCTCTACTGTTTTGTGATGGGAATTAGCAGAATTTCAATATTGAAAGGCCTTTTTACCGTACTAATATTTTCATTTACGTTTGAATTTCTCCAGCTTATCAACATCGTAAAAGTACTACAATATCAACCACCTGAATTCGTAATGATTATTCTGGGTAGTAATTTTTCGGCCTGGGATTTGGTTGCTTACCTGTTGGGACTTCTATGTTGTTTCCTGCTGGAATATTTCAGGAATCAAATCTAG
- a CDS encoding NAD(P)-dependent oxidoreductase yields the protein MIKFALIKEEKTPPDRRVVFSPGKLNELIKKFPEANFKVQSSDIRIFTDQEYRDAGFEVTEDVSDCDVLLGVKEVPLPALIPNKKYFFFSHTIKKQPYNRDLLREVLKLNIELYDHEVIVKENGARLIGFGRYAGLVGAYNGFRGIGLKENLYNLPKVESLPDLDAMLAELDKIKIPPIKIVLTGSGKVAKGAKEVLDHLGIKKLSVEDYLQFEDRKPVYCNIGVLDYNKRKDGSKGSQEEFFKEPQKYDANFLRFAHTSDLFISGHFYGDGAPVFFTAEDAKSNDFRIKCIADISCDINGPIASTIRPSTIAEPFYGYNTETETEVDFYDKESILVMVVDNLPCELPKDASEGFGEMFLKHVIPAFFNNDKEGVLKRAQMAQNGKLTSKFSYLQDYVDGV from the coding sequence ATGATAAAATTTGCATTGATTAAAGAAGAAAAAACTCCACCAGACAGGCGCGTTGTTTTTTCTCCTGGAAAACTTAACGAACTCATAAAAAAGTTTCCCGAAGCAAATTTTAAAGTACAAAGTTCTGATATTCGAATATTTACCGATCAGGAATATCGGGATGCCGGTTTTGAAGTTACCGAAGATGTTTCCGATTGTGATGTTTTGCTGGGAGTTAAAGAAGTGCCTCTGCCTGCTTTAATTCCGAATAAAAAGTATTTTTTCTTTTCCCATACTATTAAAAAGCAACCTTATAATCGAGATTTACTAAGAGAAGTACTTAAACTTAATATCGAATTATACGATCACGAGGTTATTGTAAAAGAAAATGGAGCCAGGCTTATTGGTTTTGGACGCTATGCCGGGCTTGTAGGTGCCTACAACGGATTTCGAGGTATTGGTTTAAAAGAAAATTTATACAATCTTCCAAAAGTAGAATCGCTGCCAGATCTTGATGCCATGTTGGCAGAACTGGATAAAATTAAAATTCCGCCTATAAAAATCGTCCTTACCGGTAGCGGTAAAGTTGCCAAAGGGGCAAAGGAGGTGTTAGACCATTTAGGAATTAAGAAACTAAGCGTGGAAGATTACCTGCAATTTGAAGATAGGAAGCCGGTGTATTGTAATATTGGGGTGTTGGATTACAATAAGAGAAAAGACGGGTCAAAAGGAAGCCAGGAAGAATTTTTTAAAGAACCACAGAAATATGACGCCAACTTTTTGCGTTTCGCCCATACCAGTGATTTATTTATTTCAGGGCATTTTTATGGTGACGGGGCGCCCGTATTTTTCACTGCTGAAGATGCGAAATCCAATGATTTTCGAATTAAATGTATAGCAGATATTTCTTGCGATATCAACGGGCCAATCGCCAGTACCATTCGGCCTTCAACGATTGCAGAACCTTTTTATGGCTATAATACTGAAACCGAAACCGAGGTAGATTTTTACGATAAAGAGAGTATTTTAGTGATGGTCGTAGATAATTTGCCTTGTGAACTTCCAAAAGATGCAAGCGAAGGTTTTGGTGAAATGTTTCTGAAACACGTTATTCCAGCCTTTTTCAATAATGATAAAGAGGGTGTTTTAAAACGTGCCCAAATGGCCCAAAACGGAAAATTAACCTCAAAATTTAGTTATCTGCAAGATTATGTAGATGGTGTCTAG